CGAAGGGGTCGGAGACCCGGGTTCGAAGTTCGACCGGCATCCGCGCCGTTTCGGCCGCCTCGGCGGCCACGGCACGGAACGACTCCCGGTCGGTGATCACTCGCATTGCCCTACTGAGGGGGACCGAAGAATAACGGTTTTGCGGTCCGGGCGGTTCTCCGGGGGCTCCGAGTCGGGGCTCAGTCGCTCACTCCGTCGCGCTCTCCTGCCAGCGGGTGATCCGCTTTGCGGAGATCTCCGTCGCGTCGGCGACCGCGTCGGCGTCCGCGTCGAGGAGGTCGGCGACCGTCTCGACGCCCGCGGCGGCCAGCCGCTCGGCGTACGCCGGGCCGATCCCGCTGACCGTGTCGACGGGGTCGGCGTCCGTTTCGCCGTCGTCGGCCGCGTCGTCCGTTTCGCCGTCGTCAGCTTCGTCGGCAGCGTCGGCCTCGTCCGTGTCCGTCGATTCCTCGTCTTCTTCGTCTCCGCCCGCTTCGGTTTCGAGTCCGTCTTCGTCGACCGACGCGTCCGACTCGGCAGATTCGGCGGCCGGCGCGTCCGTCCCCGCGGCGGCTTCGTCGGCCTCCGTCGTCTCCTCGTCCTCCTCTCGTTCACGCGCCACGGCGACGTTCGTCCCCTCCGACTCGTCGGAGCCGCTGAGGCCGAGCATCGCTCGGATAATGTCGAAAACGCCCATACGTCTTCGATGCACGGGGGTGTACTTAAAAACAACCACCGCCGCGACGTGCATCATACGCTCCGCGGTCGCACAGCCCCACCGACGCGACCCACTGTCCCGAACGCATCGCTTATAAACGAGCGTCCGAACGGACGGGTATGGACTCCCTCGAAGTCGAACTCGACCGGGCGCGCGCGCTCTCGGTCGCGGACCTCGCCGACGCCATCGAGTCGATCGGCTTCGAGTGCACCCGGTGTGGTGCCTGCTGTAAGGCCGCCGATCCGGTCGACGGTGACGGCGACCGCGAGCCGCACACCGCCACGGTGTTCCCCGACGAAGTCCGCCAGTTACGGGCGTCCGAGGCGGCCCGCGACCGCGAGTACGACTGGCGCGACGTCGCCCGCCCGATGCCGTACGGGCTCGCCGAAACCGACGACGGCGATCTCGCGGGCGAAACGTTCGAGTGGGCGATCCAGACCGACGACTGCGGCGACTGCACGTTTTACACCGAGTCAGACGACGGCACCGGCGCGTGTACGGTTCACGAGGACCGACCGCTCGTCTGCCGGACGTACCCGTTTTCCGTCGCCACCCCCGACGCCGGCGGTCTCGGGACTACGGAGCCGATGGGCGGCGTCGTCGAGCGGGCGGGCGCGGTTCGCGCCCACGAGTGCGAGGGGCTCGGACGCGACATCACCCGCGAGGAGGCGGAGGAACTGGCGCACGCGCTCAAAGAACGGGCCGTTCGGGAACTCGAGGAGGCCATCCGTGTCCGGGACAACTACGAACCCACGGACGCGCCCGGCGTCGTCGTCCACGATTCGGAGGGTCAAAAGCGCCCGGACGGCACGCCGCTCGACGGGTCGTCGTGACGTTCGCGGCTCGAACGTCCCGAGTTCATAATAAACGGAGAAGACGGAGCATGGGATATATAAATAACTGCGGCACGCGGAACGGAGTGTATATAAATGTCACCGAAGCGAACGGGTCGAACGGCCGCTTCACCCGTCGCTCCCGGCGCGCGCCCGACAGTCACGTTCGACCCAGCCGATAGCTTCTATACGCGGGGCCGACATGTCGAAACAGAAGCTCTATGGAAATCTCTGAGAAGCTCCTGTGTCTGTTTAGCGCGGAGATCGAAGAAACCGATGACCGCTTCGTCGTCGAGGTACCCAAACGCGAGATCGAGACCGGTTCCGTCGGTGCCGGCGAGACCTACCGCGTCGCGCTCATTTCGGGCGATGGCGAGGTCGCCTCGTCGGACGCGGAGGTCTCCGAGGCCCCCTCGGACGAACCACAACCGCCCGTCGAGGCCGGGGAGATCCGCTACGTCGAGATCGAGGATCTCGGCAAGCAGGGCGACGGCATCGCGCGCGTCGAGCGCGGGTACGTCATCATCGTCCCCGGCGCGGAGGTCGGCGAGCGCGTCAAGATCGAAGTCTCGGAAGTCAAGTCCAACTTCGCGGTCGGCGAGATCATCGAGTAGCGACGACGGTCGGCGATCGATTTCGACCGGACGATGCGTCTCGTACTGCGCGAATTAATTTACATATTCCGACGAGTCCACCGACCCATAACCGCGATTCGTCTTCTCGTTTTCGATCCGTACCAACCGACGTTCTTCTGTCCGGTCGCTGCCCCCGATAGAACCACAAAAGCGCATGAATGCGGCGTGTTGGCCGACTGTACCAAACCGCCTTTTATCATCCCTACCGTTGGGTGTGGTATGAGCGCGACCGCACCGGCAGCGGCGACCGAACTCACGGACAAACAGCGGCAGATCCTGACGTATCTGCGGCGCGAGGGCCGGACCAAGACGTACTTCAAGTCCCGGCTCATCGGCGAGGAGCTCGGGCTGTCGGCCAAGGAGGTTGGCGCGAACATGAGCGCTATCCGCGACGGAGCGCTCGACGTCGACGTCGAAAAGTGGGGCTACTCCTCGGGGACGACCTGGAAGGTCAGCGTCTAGGGGGCGTAGCGGACGAACTCGTCGGCCGCGTCAGCGAGCTCGACCGCCTCGGGCCCGAACGAGTCAGCGTACCGTACGACGAGGACGAGCAGCGCCTCAGGCCGTTCGACGCTGTAGCCGCTCGTCCGGGAGAGCAAGCCCGCGGACTCGAGTTTCGCCGCGTACTTCGAGACCGTCGATCGAGACACGTCCGCCGCCGCCGCAATCTCGCTGCCCGTTGCCTCGGGATCACGGAGCAGCGCCACGAGCATCCGCCGCGGCGTCTCCCGACGGAGGTAGCCGAGCGCCCGCTGTTCGAACGCGGAGAACCGCCCGGCGGGGAAGTAGCGCTTGTACTCGCCGTCCTTTCGGTGCTCGATCGCGCCGTTGCGCTCGAGCCGCCGGAGGTGGTGTTGGGTCTCGCCCGTCCCCAACTTGAGGTCGTCACGGAGCTTCGAGAAGTGCGCGCCGGGGGTCGCCGCGAGGTAGCCGACGATCGCCTCCCGGACCTCACTCGCGTCGTCGTCGGAGAGCCTGACGAGCGGCGTCGCCGCCCCCAAGGCAGCGAAGCGCTTCAGCGTCGCCCGCTTTCCCTCGTCGACACCCCCGTCGGTCATTGCGGATGGTAGGTGCGAGCGTGATAAAACAGCTTCGGGACGGCGAACCGTCGGGTCGCGTGACGGTCAGTTCGTCTCGGTTTCGAGGTCGTCGCCGTCGCCGGCCGCTTCGGTCTCCAACTCCCCGTCCATCTCCGCGATGACCTCGTCGGGGTCCTTGATCTTCGCGGGGTCCGCGCCGGTCTTAATCGCCTCGGCCTCGGCCTCCATCGACTCGACGTCCATCTCGGCCTCCTGATCGATCTGGCCAAGGATCTCCTCGATATCGTCCAAGCCGAGCATCTCGCGGGTCTCCGCGTCGAAGTCGAGCCCCTCGAGCAGTTGGCCGTCGCTCGTCACGTCACCGCCGGTGAGGTGTTTGCCGTAGCGGCCGACGAGGGAGGTGAGTTCCTGGGGGAGGACGAACGTGGTCGACTCGCCCTGGCCGATGGCTTCGAGCGTTTCCATGCCGCGTTCGATGATGGCGCGCTCACCCATCGACTCGGCGGATTTCGCTCGGAGGACCGTCGAGATCGCATCACCCTGCGCCTCGAGGATCTGGCTCTGCTTTTCACCCTGCGCGCGGATAATGTTGGACTGCTTGTCACCCTCGGCCTTCTCGACGGCGGAGCGGCGTTCACCCTGCGCTTCGAGGATCATCGCACGGCGCTTCCGTTCGGCGGAGGTCTGCTGTTCCATCGCCTGCTGGACGTCCTTCGAGGGGTTGACCTCTCGGACCTCGACGCTCTCGACTCTGATCCCCCACTCGTCGGTGGGTTCGTCGAGCTCCTTTCGGATCTTCGCGTTGATCTCCTGGCGCTTGTTCAGCGTGTCGTCGAGTTCCATGTCGCCCAGAACGGCGCGAAGCGTGGTCTGTGCGAGGTTCGAGACGGCCTTCTTGTAGTCGTCGACCTCCAAGAACGCCTTTCGGGCGTCCATGACCTTGATGTAGACGACGGCGTCGGCGGTCACCGGCGAGTTGTCGCGAGTAATCGCCTCCTGCCGGGGCACGTCGAGCGTCTGCGTCCGCATGTCGAAG
The window above is part of the Natronomonas salsuginis genome. Proteins encoded here:
- a CDS encoding TRAM domain-containing protein — translated: MEISEKLLCLFSAEIEETDDRFVVEVPKREIETGSVGAGETYRVALISGDGEVASSDAEVSEAPSDEPQPPVEAGEIRYVEIEDLGKQGDGIARVERGYVIIVPGAEVGERVKIEVSEVKSNFAVGEIIE
- a CDS encoding DUF4332 domain-containing protein — its product is MGVFDIIRAMLGLSGSDESEGTNVAVAREREEDEETTEADEAAAGTDAPAAESAESDASVDEDGLETEAGGDEEDEESTDTDEADAADEADDGETDDAADDGETDADPVDTVSGIGPAYAERLAAAGVETVADLLDADADAVADATEISAKRITRWQESATE
- a CDS encoding winged helix-turn-helix transcriptional regulator, whose protein sequence is MTDGGVDEGKRATLKRFAALGAATPLVRLSDDDASEVREAIVGYLAATPGAHFSKLRDDLKLGTGETQHHLRRLERNGAIEHRKDGEYKRYFPAGRFSAFEQRALGYLRRETPRRMLVALLRDPEATGSEIAAAADVSRSTVSKYAAKLESAGLLSRTSGYSVERPEALLVLVVRYADSFGPEAVELADAADEFVRYAP
- a CDS encoding DUF7123 family protein, which translates into the protein MSATAPAAATELTDKQRQILTYLRREGRTKTYFKSRLIGEELGLSAKEVGANMSAIRDGALDVDVEKWGYSSGTTWKVSV
- a CDS encoding SPFH domain-containing protein, which translates into the protein MFAPLQLGGTVFPLVALLLLAIAIVAVYQAVEIVNAYEKRALTVFGEYRKLLEPGINFIPPFVSRTYTFDMRTQTLDVPRQEAITRDNSPVTADAVVYIKVMDARKAFLEVDDYKKAVSNLAQTTLRAVLGDMELDDTLNKRQEINAKIRKELDEPTDEWGIRVESVEVREVNPSKDVQQAMEQQTSAERKRRAMILEAQGERRSAVEKAEGDKQSNIIRAQGEKQSQILEAQGDAISTVLRAKSAESMGERAIIERGMETLEAIGQGESTTFVLPQELTSLVGRYGKHLTGGDVTSDGQLLEGLDFDAETREMLGLDDIEEILGQIDQEAEMDVESMEAEAEAIKTGADPAKIKDPDEVIAEMDGELETEAAGDGDDLETETN
- a CDS encoding YkgJ family cysteine cluster protein; this encodes MDSLEVELDRARALSVADLADAIESIGFECTRCGACCKAADPVDGDGDREPHTATVFPDEVRQLRASEAARDREYDWRDVARPMPYGLAETDDGDLAGETFEWAIQTDDCGDCTFYTESDDGTGACTVHEDRPLVCRTYPFSVATPDAGGLGTTEPMGGVVERAGAVRAHECEGLGRDITREEAEELAHALKERAVRELEEAIRVRDNYEPTDAPGVVVHDSEGQKRPDGTPLDGSS